A section of the Hevea brasiliensis isolate MT/VB/25A 57/8 chromosome 17, ASM3005281v1, whole genome shotgun sequence genome encodes:
- the LOC131175254 gene encoding uncharacterized protein LOC131175254: MHPYTKKRLRQEFFDMRCCSLKRSDIEKHYQRMTQRYYLLNGYNDVNLRHTYIASLPEALQPELHRSIAATRRAMNAITIGEIHQMTLACLDKMCEQQKLFKDIIDNSKALKNVCQKSHLAIKCKEKNCECKTKKKAHYKKHPLVQTPFKRKKGRRSMILSKKRTGTKKSERCYICGNRGHYAKNCPRNPNKAVKLLQHIQQASHISLEHDDVESSFSQQMSSMKTRFALGVDIGS; encoded by the coding sequence ATGCATCCTTATACAAAGAAGCGCTTAAGACAAGAGTTCTTTGATATGCGCTGCTGTTCTTTGAAAAGATCAGACATTGAGAAACACTATCAGCGCATGACTCAACGTTATTATCTGCTTAATGGTTACAATGATGTCAACCTCCGGCATACCTATATTGCCTCCCTGCCAGAAGCATTGCAACCGGAACTCCATAGAAGTATTGCTGCTACCAGAAGAGCGATGAATGCTATCACCATAGGAGAAATCCATCAAATGACTCTGGCTTGTCTGGATAAAATGTGCGAACAACAAAAGCTGTTCAAAGATATCATTGACAATAGCAAAGCTTTGAAGAATGTATGCCAGAAGTCTCACCTTGCCAttaaatgcaaggaaaagaaTTGTGAATGCAAGACAAAGAAGAAAGCACATTACAAGAAGCATCCTCTGGTTCAAACCCCTTTCAAGCGTAAGAAAGGAAGAAGGTCAATGATACTTTCAAAGAAAAGAACGGGTACAAAGAAGTCTGAAAGGTGTTATATCTGTGGCAATCGAGGTCATTATGCCAAGAACTGCCCAAGAAACCCTAACAAGGCAGTTAAGCTATTACAACACATACAGCAGGCCTCTCACATCTCCCTGGAACATGATGATGTTGAATCCTCGTTCTCTCAACAGATGAGCTCGATGAAGACACGCTTTGCCCTTGGAGTAGACATCGGATCGTAA